aattagcGTTTAATTAAGGATATATCACGAGGAAATTCTCATGTGTCAGCTAAATTTGCGatagttacttggtggtagggctttgtacaagcccgtctgggtaggtaccatccactcttcatatattctaccgccaaataacagtacactgcattgttgtgttccggtttgaaggttgagtgagccagtgtaatcacaggcacaagggacataacatcttagttcacaaggttggtggcgcatacatggtgatgtaaggaatggttaatattttttacagcgcctttatctatgggcggtggtgaccacttaccatcaggtggcccatatactcgtccgccaaccaatgccataaaaaaaaagatacgtgGGTGGTGTTATTtcgagcagcatggtggaataaactcaaaTGCTACTGACCGAGGAGAGGAGCctttgtttggcggtagaaatcACCGACTGTTTATCTATAACGAGCAAGCGTTTCTAGGTTTCTACATTTATGGCTAAAATGTTTAAGACGTCATTTTCTAACTGACGAGCCACAATGAGAATGTCTTAAATGTACCTGATCATCCATAAACCTTCTTCTGGGAACTTCGCGTTGTTGTGTTTCAGAACTCGGTACAGATACTCATCGTGTCCCCAGGACATCATCAAGTTTTCGATACCACATTTTGGCTTATACATTCCATACAGAGTACTGAAAATGTCATCATTAATCAAAATATGGTCAAGTGAAATAATAAATCGCTGGTCCTGCAAGTGCCGGATCCAGACCTTTTGATATATTGTCAGatggttttaaaatttatttaacggaatttctgatggtaagtggtcaccaacaccAATTATAAGAATTAAGATATGTAAATACCTGTATTTAAACtggcaattattttaattaaatataaaagttcatTAGCATTTTTAATGTCCATTTTggacaattactttttatttaatttggacGAAACTaggcatatttaattttattaaatgtatattaatcagTTACAAATTACTTGTAATCGTCGTTGTATGTATCTGGATTGGCTTTGAAGCTGTCATCTCCGTACACAATGCTCTTTCCCCATTGACAACCCACGGGGAAGGTGTCCCCCACCACGCACCACTGCGGCTCGCCATAGAACGCCATCACCTATcaatgcaaataaaaacaatatttaatattatatattattatggtaactttcattttaaataattgttgtaaatcgatatgtttgttaatatattttgattttgttatttaacagtGTTATGATTAATATTGCGCTTGTCAAtgggtaatttaaattaaatgctctgcatttatataatttgtcctGACTAGTCTCTCTTAAAAATGACTTCTAAATTCGTCAGTAGGGCCGTTAACCATCTAGTATGCATTTGGCATCCTTTTATATTCGGACTGGGCGGTCTTTGCCAGTAGAAATCTTGGATAATCTTTCTACCTGTATGCGTAGAGCTGTAAGACATGAAATTTCAGATCACAGCGCCCTCTCAAATTTGGCGTCGCTCCAACGCGCGCCCCCCAAATCCCGGCACTGCTCGtcagctttatttttttagtatagattGTATTTACAACTATGATAAATATGGTAGTATACCTTTCCAAGATCATGTATCAGTCCAATAAGTTGGAACCAGTCGTCATCAGGGTAGTCCTGTCTGATCCTCTCAGCAGTCTGAAAGGCGTGTACGATGTTGGGGAGGTCGGTGTCAGGGTCTGATTCATCCACCAGCTCGTTCAGTTTGATGAGAGCATCCTTTACCGTCGATTTGAAATGGTTAAATTTTAGCCATTTATCCATTTtgcctaaataaataaaagtataattatatatgcttTTCATTTCCTTAAGCTAAATTATTGCATTAGTGCATTGCTTCTAATATTCAGTCAAAAGCGACAGACTTTAACTGAAGATCAAGCAAGAACCACAGAGTTTATTTAACTCTTTGTTGAATCATTTGTAATTGCAATTAGTGAAATAAACTCAAAGCGTTTTTACTCTCTATTTAAGGAGAGgagatttttagtttttttaatgcaCCGCGTTGAATTCATAGCGAAGAAACCTACAAGCGTCAGATAAATTTCTGCGACATTCGTCTATCCGCTCGTGAAATGCGCTTTGGACTAAGCTCCAAATCTCCCTCAAAGAAAAAGAGAACGTGAGTCAGCAGTAGAACATTCATACAGTGTAAAAAAGCGATAAGTGTAGTAAACTTACAATTTCATAAAAGTCCATTACAAGACTAtttgttgtaattaaattacaactatatattgacaatttaaaagcgttataatatatatagtaattaattaataaaaacaatggtacaattatataaataatttaaaaaaaataataataaaattatctttctcTCATTAcaaacattcattcatttttcaaGGGAAccgatataattgaataatgttttagttATGATTATTTAGTTGGATTCTAAACATGTAACATAAAACAAGCCGAAGTTTTATAAGCCCCTAacgatttacaaataataattaaaaatactttctatataaatcatgaccgcgtggaatggaagctagaatttaattatttagttaacagcaatatttttgatttctttttttctaatatttaaccataacaaatgataaaatgataacaatCTACCATAAATACATAACGATTAACCATTACAGTTATTGAATTTTACCTTTAACGAAGTCAACAGTCATGTTAGTGTGCATGTCGTAGTAAGTCTTGCAGACGCGTTCCTTGATAGGGTCCTTGTCATCCACGGAGTAGTCGCGGAAGGCTTCCAAGGGCTTGCCATCGTAAACCTTCTCTGGCCGCAGCAGCAGAGAAGGGTCTATCATAGAAATTGTATTGTCCTGGTAAAACAAAATGGTATTTAGGATATTAACAGTAGTaacaatttctaaaaaataaacgatacaaCTGCCTAATTGGTCCAAAAGCTGGATTATAAGGCTGATGATACCGCTTTAAAATCCTGGTTCGAACCACTaagaaaagttattgggtttttctgtaactaaattatattgcaGTAACACTCCCTTACATCGGACAAGAGTCCTTTACTTGATCCCAGACAGTCCCTACGAGCTACGAGAGTGATGTTTATCTGACCAATTTTGTCGACGCCAATATCTCCGTTTACAAGGAGACTAGTCTACTTATATATAGGACGGGAAATCCAACATCAAGGGTTCAGTCGAAGGAAAAACGGCTTTACTTTCTGTCTAAGGAACGGGATTGTTCTCGTTTCCAATTCTTGAGAGTCGACAGTAAGCCCACCAACATTTTGTATGACGGAACTGGGGACCTCAAAATCTGCGGGTGTTTGCACACAAtcttacataacataatatttagtgCACATGTAGCTACTTAATTATTCGCTGACATTGTGACCGAAACTTGGTTAGTAGGTTATTAGTAATTTAGCAAAAGGATCAGATAAAACTTCAAACTTTATTGTACAAGCTGTAAATCTctcttaaacataaatattattgagtacttaatataatatagatttaacaattgctttaaaaaaattgcatttaaatttcatCACAAAATTTTGAGCATATCCTGAAAAAAGCTTTCCAAAGCCGAAGCctagattaaaaaaactatCAGTATTTTAGAAGCGCATATTGTTTGACTTTTTCCAATACAGCTATTACtggactattttatttattaatattactgtaACTGACTTTGGCTGAAAGATATTCGGCAAaagcgtaaaattaaaaaaaaaactgtaattttttttaacgatccTCGCAAAAATTGGcgtttaaaaacaatacttaaaaattGTAGTTGTCATTATAATATGTGCAATTGTTTatttcgcaaaaaaaaaaattgcattgaaatttttataattaaacttacagAATTTTTAATCTTCATTTCGCTCTCGTTCAGTATCTGATGACGGAATCAAAAAGACTAACCGTGTTGGACAAGGTTGGGATCTTAAATGAGAGTTGAACGAATTGATTTATCATGGGTCAAGCGAAAATGTTATCAAGCCTCTACGTATCTCACATTATACAAGCAAATTTCAATATCGTATTTAGCTAATTGTTCGTTAAATTATTAGTACCTAATTGATTTCTTCTAATTAATCGATTTAATTAGGATAGTATgattaattagtatataaatagtacCTACCACAATTATGTTTTaggtagatatttaaatatacattaaagatatttttaaacatacattagTAAATGCCTTTTCATATCTCGAACATAcctatttacctttttttactttgtcactaatacaaattattggtatcgccaacaaaaataatttaaaatcgatatttaaattaatatttttcttcataaaatacttacttttgAAGCTAAATGTTAATACTTCTCTGAATAGAGAAGTTATCTTTAGTTACATAAGTCATCAGTACGTGTTTGGAACTGGAACTCCTAAACAGTTGGACCGATTTATTTcttgattttttgttttgtgtgttTTGGTCCCTGCATGGTTTAGATTAGACTCAGTAGATTGCTCTACAATCCagcactaaataaaatatatccccCTACGAAGTCTGGACGTtctagtttatatatatgagaATTACGAATTGATAGAGCCGACatgatcttaatatattttcagattgcacatattattgttatatttaatatgttaagtaGGTCATAGATTTCGCGATTACGTAgcgtaattataattgttacttgttctacaaataaaataaaagaaagaaagaataaaagaaaaaaatactggtcagtgtaattaaatgttatttttttttaaatataactacttCGTGCTCTTTGCTGGGGGAAAAAATCGTGTAGAACCCACGTGTAttgaatgaaattctgctacatgtgtattccaacaataCTTTTGATTTCTATGATTGAATACATTTACGCGTGTCATTGCTCAAACTCAATGGAGATCAGCtcactacgcaggacatataaaAGTGCACAAGTGTGAGCGTGAGACGTTAGTGCACTCTCTGTTCCTCACACTCATAATCCGGGGGGACAGCAATCTGATACGACCTGAAAGAGGTCAGGCAGCACAAGTATAGCAACCAATTGACTAAGTTTTGCCAGAGATAGCCATATTGATATATGCACCAACGAATTCAACTATtatgaagttatttatttttaaaataaccataaaaaaataacatcatattttattcGTGTATGTATGTCACGTGACATATAATCGTGCAtgtagttaaagcacttgttgtattttattaatgcatCTAAAGGATAGTGCACATTGTAGTTTTGCTATTATCAATgtcgaaatatatttacatcctGATATCACCATCAATCTTTTAAAAAAGCGTAGAAATTGTACTAAACtggagaaataaatatattaattaaataataagttactaAGGTTATTGTTTTatgtggtatttttttattattatggtcTAGGTTGGTAGATGTGGTCTcgaagacaatggcgctgtcagtaatatcaaccattccttgcaGCGCCATGTGCCGCCGACCTTGGAAACATATATGGTAAGTAGGTGGTGCCAATAACGGGCTTGCACCAAACCCTAccacaaattaaaattgtttatattcattacttataatatttatattaagcgcAATACCACGGATTGACTCATCAcgagatattttaaaagataggtccgattgacttgaaatttagcatatTTGCTACTAAA
This is a stretch of genomic DNA from Vanessa atalanta chromosome 20, ilVanAtal1.2, whole genome shotgun sequence. It encodes these proteins:
- the LOC125072077 gene encoding inositol oxygenase-like: MKIKNSDNTISMIDPSLLLRPEKVYDGKPLEAFRDYSVDDKDPIKERVCKTYYDMHTNMTVDFVKGKMDKWLKFNHFKSTVKDALIKLNELVDESDPDTDLPNIVHAFQTAERIRQDYPDDDWFQLIGLIHDLGKVMAFYGEPQWCVVGDTFPVGCQWGKSIVYGDDSFKANPDTYNDDYNTLYGMYKPKCGIENLMMSWGHDEYLYRVLKHNNAKFPEEGLWMIRYHSFYPWHAGGDYKQFTTERDEKIKAAVLKFNQYDLYTKSAAIPDIEALWPYYENLIAKYIPGTLQW